A genomic stretch from Pochonia chlamydosporia 170 chromosome 4, whole genome shotgun sequence includes:
- a CDS encoding phthalate transporter (similar to Neosartorya fischeri NRRL 181 XP_001262431.1), which produces MASRPEDTEKQTVEHQDLAGVSRDKLESQVGETSDTESDYGFTKEEQRKIIRRIDIRLVLTVGAMYCVSLMDRTNMSAANIAGMSVELKLIDNRYNIANLVFFVTYIIFQPPSTILVRAIGPRPHLAGITLLWGAVMIGMGFVKNFPQLAALRAVLGLFEAGFFPSCVYLLSTWYTRYEVGKRYSVFYVVGCVASAFSGILAYGLMQLNGKEGLTGWRWIFIIEGAITCALAVASYWLLVDFPDSTRKSWSFLSLREKQWIVSRVQRDRGDAKVAPFNLRKFLGGGTDWKIWAYAMIFFNTTTMSYALAYTLPIILVANMGFSVGAAQCLVAPPYAFAGIVMFTMGWLGDKYRIRGPIIIGNMILCLIGLPIMGWHSKAAVRYFGVFLVTAGANSNVPTVMSFQANNVRGQWKRAFCSATLVGFGGIGGICGSLVFREQDKLTGYKPGMYTCIACALLNIILVCFCDLEFLRQNKKADRGEKLLEAHDDDENSAGDFRYTY; this is translated from the exons ATGGCGTCTCGTCCTGAGGACACAGAGAAGCAAACAGTGGAACACCAGGATCTTGCTGGCGTATCCCGCGACAAGCTTGAGAGCCAAGTTGGCGAGACGAGTGATACGGAGAGCGACTATGGGTTCACCAAAGAGGAACAGCGGAAAATTATCCGCCGGATTGACATTCGCCTGGTTTTAACCGTCGGTGCCATGTACTGCGTCAGTCTGATGGATCGCACAAACATGAGTGCTGCCAACATTGCTGGCATGAGTGTTGAGCTCAAGCTGATTGACAATCGATAT AACATTGCAAATTTAGTCTTCTTTGTTACATATATCATTTTCCAGCCTCCATCTACGATTCTCGTGCGAGCGATTGGACCCCGACCCCATCTTGCAGGCATTACGCTTCTTTGGGGGGCTGTAATGATTGGAATGGGTTTCGTCAAGAACTTCCCGCAGCTAGCTGCTCTCAGAGCAGTGCTCGGTCTCTTCGAGGCAGGCTTCTTCCCTAGCTGCGTTTATCTGCTCAGCACATGGTATACTCGCT ATGAGGTTGGCAAACGATACTCCGTATTCTACGTTGTTGGATGTGTGGCATCTGCCTTCTCCGGCATTTTGGCTTATGGT CTTATGCAACTCAACGGCAAGGAGGGCCTGACGGGATGGCGATGGATCTTCATCATCGAAGGCGCAATAACCTGTGCCCTGGCAGTTGCCTCGTactggctgctggttgacTTCCCTGACTCTACTCGCAAGTCTTGGAGCTTTCTTAGCTTGCGTGAGAAGCAGTGGATCGTTAGTCGTGTACAGCGAGACAGAGGTGATGCTAAAGTTGCACCATTTAATCTCCGCAAGTTCCTTGGAGGTGGCACCGATTGGAAGATTTGGGCATATGCTATgatcttcttcaacacaaCGACGATGAGCTATGCTCTTGCCTACACCCTGCCAATTATTCTTGTTGCCAACATGGGCTTCTCTGTTGGCGCGGCCCAGTGTCTTGTTGCACCTCCCTATGCGTTTGCTGGCATTGTCATGTTCACAATGGGCTGGCTCGGAGATAAGTATCGCATTCGTGGACCCATTATTATTGGCAACATGATTCTTTGCCTTATCGGGTTACCTATTATGGGCTGGCACTCTAAGGCTGCGGTGCGATATTTTGGTGTCTTCTTAGTCACAGCAGGGGCCAACAGCAACGTTCCAACCGTGATGTCTTTCCAAGCCAATAACGTGCGCGGACAGTGGAAGCGTGCCTTTTGCAGTGCTACACTTGTAGGTTTCGGTGGTATTGGTGGTATTTGTGGCAGTCTTGTGTTCCGAGAGCAGGACAAGCTCACTGGCTACAAACCGGGCATGTACACTTGCATTGCCTGTGCTctgctcaacatcatcttggtttgcttctgtgATTTGGAGTTCCTCCGacagaacaagaaggccGACCGAGGCGAGAAGTTGTTGGAAGCTCACGATGATGAT GAAAACTCTGCTGGCGATTTCAGATATACCTATTAA